The genome window AGTTGGCTTATTGTATGATGGTGCAATCTCATATTAAGGTGCTTGGACTTGAATTACTTTTGGACTCAATAATCTAAAAAGCCCTATGTTTTTTCAGCATGAAGCACTTTAGATATATAGTTAAGGTTTGGTATCgcataaaaattattaattttaggtTGCATCtgttaatcaaaattttaagatgAGTTTTCTCAAGAAAATAAAAACCAAGAATTATGTGTTAGGTTTCTTCATTATTCTTGCTTCCAAGCCAATCTGCTTGAATTACTAGATCTATGTCTCTTGATGTTGCCTTTTGTTGTTTTATTTTCTCTAAATTGTGATTTTTCAGATCTAGATGTTTAAATCATTGCTCCGTGTCGGCCATATGACGGATTATACTCTTGATTTTGAGTTTTGAAAGATCTACCTATCATTTCTGTTTCAGTTAAGGAGAGTGCTTTTGTTCAAGTATGAGTTAAGAAATAATTTATCAGTTCATTTGGTGTAGGCATACTAACTAGAAGAATATAAGCTTTCTTGGGCACCATAATTCCTGTACAGTTTATACTCATCCCAGCCTCTTTGTTTCTTCAAAAATCTTACAAGTCTATATCTCAGGAAACTGAAGCAAAAAGGAGGAAATTGCAGAAGGTGGATCAGAAGAAATTGAAGCTTCTTGCTGAAATCAAGTTATAACCTCTTCCTTTTGGCTTTTTCAACATTATATTCTTTTTCCATGTTTGCCTTATGTTTCCAAATAATTCAAAAGTTTCTAGTGAGAAATCGGTAGTTGCGATCAATATTCATTCGGTTTGTGAGTAAACTTGTTCAAGAACATTTGCCATTGCAATGACTAATCCTGTTCATCTCTATCCGACAGATTCTTGCAGAGAAAATATGAAAGTCTATCGATGAATCCATCGCGAAAAGCTCCACTTAGGCTGAACAAGAAACCACAGAGTATCTCGTCCCAATTGTTCATGATCGATCAACCTCCAAATTCGTCTTTTCAATCCCCTGCCAAAGACCAGAGTTCCATAGTCAGAGATGATTCTTTCCGAAGCACCCCAGCAGTAATAGACTTGAACCAGGTTTCCTTGTCAGTAAGTAATGCAATCTCAAGCTACATGCCTAAGTGACTGACAATCAAAAAAGGAGAAATAATATTTTCTGAATGTCCTCATGGCAGATTGGTGAAGGTTTGGATGAACAACAGGTCAGCTTAGGGCCCGCAAAAGCTGATAAGTTGAGGAAGAGTTTGATGGATTGTGATGATGTGGCTAATGATCTCAAGCCCTTGATTTGCCGAGATGTCGGTGGTGGATCAAACCGGGTGGTGAAGAGAAAGATCACATGGCAAGATCAGGTAGCTTTGAGGGTGTAGGTTAATCTATGTCATAAAGGGTGAAAAGCCATGCCCTTTATTGAGAGGTAAGTTACTTCAAAATATTATGCCTTATTAATGCCACTGGTGTTCCTAGTATGAATTTGGTGAATCAATCAGAATAATCAGTTCTACATATTTGTCATTAGAGTTGACATTCTGAATGGTGGAATGTCTTGATACTCCACAGTATTATCCATTAAATGGATCCTAAAGCTACCTCATCTAGCTATCTTTCAATATGCCCTCATCAGTCACCTTTGGATCCACCATCAGAGCTTCAAGCAGCTTATATATAATTTATCTGTTTTCCCCTGATTTCACTTTTAATTTGGACTTTGTATTCAAGGTATGTCGACTTGATCTAGTTTAGAGTGCAACATGTTGGGATGTTTACTAACCGCCATAtagatttttaagatgaatttagtGGACATGACATTGTAAGCAGTTGTTTAAGCACTAAGAATAATCAtatggattataggtacatgctgTTCATTACTGAAGTGTGTCTAATGATGTGAAGAATGGCCATATAGTGTTTTGCTTATCCATTGTGCTGCATCATCATGTTGTGACATTGGATGGTCATGGATGATTTGTCTCCCCCAACATAAGAAGATGCTGAAGAAAAGTTCTATCCTATGGCATGGAAAGATTTAACTTGGCTCTATAGAAGCTACCTTCTGGTATCTGAGTGATTGATATATACAACTTGATCTGAGAAAAGAAATCTTCAATTTTTCTTATATCTGTAGAGTTTGTGAAGCCTCAAATCATTGATAACCCCTAAACACAGTTAACCAGAAAAAGCCACAAGCATTCAGGATAGGAAGCATATGGTGCTGCAACTGAGAGGCAATAGGATAGAGATGAACACACACCAATTAATTGAAGCTTGCCCAACAACTCTTAATATATCTGATTTCTACCCCTTTAGTTAAGTTTAGGTATCAAACTTCACATCCAAAATCATGTGGACTCAGAACTACTTTCAAATCGACAATGAACACCATTCACACATACATGTCACTGCCAGAAGTTGCTGGGAAATGACCAAACATTTCATTGCCAGAAGTTGCTGGGAACAATGACCACCGTTCCCACAAAAAAAGGAAGGTTGCCACAGCCCAGAAATCATATACACCCATCCAATTTCTGATACTTGACACTATCTTACATACATTGTTCTCAAGTAGTCATCTTGAAGCAAAAATTGGCTTTGTGGCTGATCAGATGTAAGGGTTGATGTGGGAGGAGTAATCTCTGATGCCAGCCCCTTCCCACCCCATCCACTCCTCCCACAAGTCCCAGCCTGAGTCGGACATTCCCTCGTCGGAGAAACCATCACTACTCCATTCTGGCCGCTGCCATTGCTCTTGCTTCTGCTTCTGATCAGCTTGTCTCAAGCTGCTCATTACAATCTGCAGATGTTATAGATCAACTCTGTCAGGAACCAAGCTCGGCTTGCAATTTCTCTTTTTGATCCAAAGCATCCCAAAGAATAGAACAGGACGATGCATGGTGATACTTACATCATAGGCTTCATTGATGCGATGGAACTGGACGCCGCAATTGCTACCTTTGCAAACATCTGGATGATACTGCAAACAATCCCATGTAAACATTTAGAACGATCACAAAACAAGACACAAAAAGGAACCTTTGAGAATTTTAATGCAGGCCACAGGTCAAGAGCCAAGAAAGCAATTACAAGCCAGAAATAAATCTTATTGCAGTGTGTTCTGAAATCATTCTTCTTGAGATCTCTTCCAAGATTTCCCCCAGAAGCGATAAACTAAACCCAGACCACCCATTTTGCGACAAAAATCCCTCCGTTTTAACAGATCTAGACCCAAACAACTCACCACAATCAAACGAGTGAAAAGaataagagggagggagggagaaagATTGAAGGGAAGAGGGGAACCTGCAAAGCGAGCTTCCTAAAAGCCTTCTTGACCTCCTTCTCTGGCGCCCCTGGCTGAACCCTAAGCATCCGATACTGATCCGCCAAGCTTGCGGCGGCGGCGCACCTCACGTCGCCTCTGCTCCTTCCCGCCTTCCTCCTTCCCTTCGCCACCCCACCCCTCCTCGCCCAACTCCCTATCGAAGACGAAGACGCAACCATCGAGTTCATCATCCCCATCGACATCGCCATCCTCCGAAGCGCGACTCCTCAAGCCCAGGAACCCCCAAAAAGTGAGGCCTTTTGCCAAGAATTAGGGGTTGGTAACCATTATAAAGGAAACAAAGCAACGAGAGGCAGCGTGCATAGCACGTGACCGTAACATAAACCCATCTCCTTATCTTTCTACATTTTATCCACTTTTATTTAATTATGCTTTTCTATTTATATTCCACGTCACATCATAATTTCAACGCACTCGCACATCGTCCCCAGCAGAGCACCCCACCTAAGTGTCGACTACAAGTGGCCCAGAAGAAGTGGTAAACTTTAGAGTACCTTTCATGCGGTACACTTTTAATACATTATTGCCGGTTTTCCTGGTGACTTGGCACCACGTGGTCGAACATATATAAAAATGTCCAATAATTTGGATGCTTTTTTTATTACCCACTTGGCTACCTCGCTTGCTTGTGGCTGAGATAGGAGATCGGCAGCATGACCCGCTAGGGTAGGTCTCGGGTAACGATGTGTCCGATGAGGAATCTAGTGGTTGGTGCACAAATCTATGGAGGGATTTGATCGAGCAATTTTGTCGGCTTCTTCCACGCCAAATACACGTCAGTCATGCGTCGGATGCAACATGGAACGGTATCGATCTTTGTTATTTGGTACACGAGAGGACAATAACATTAGATGTGGTACCGATTTCTCTGTCTGCTTCAAACATGGATGAACTTTACGTCTCATTTAAAACATGGAAATAACTTCCACGTCACATAATCATCACATttctcgtatatatatatatatatatatatatatatatatatatatatatatctgatggAATGATGTGAATAGTCACTCATGGTGATTAGAcagatgatatgatatgatatcgtGCTCATATTGATGTGTCATTGGAATGTGGATCTATATCTCATGTTCCATTGTAGTCTTGAGCAAGAATGAAGTTTGATGACATGGTTGTATTGTGGGAAGAAGTCGTGGCATACAAGCAAAGCATTGCTGTGGATAACGCTGTGGAAGATGCTTTCTTCCTTCTTTCCAGTTGCATGGGAACGAACATATGGCAGCGAGCAGGTGGAGCTCCAATCTACTTTGTTGTACAGAGTTCATGTGCGATTAGAATCCATGCTTTACGCGAACCCATTTCCCACCACCTCTCTACAAAGCGAAAACCATCGATCTCATGTGTATAAATCCCCATGAGTATCTGCTTGTCACTGTGCAGCTAATCACTTCGTCGGATCCATGAAGGCCTCTCATCTCCTATCTTTCGTGCTTACTCTCTTGCTTCaactttgttgttgttggtgtTCAGCTGATCAAAGAACTCTGGGTGGAAATGACGAGGCCCGGCGACTACCTCAGCTCCTAAAAGCTCAACCACTTCAGGGTGGGTTGCATGATGTAGGAGATCTTGTTTCTGTAACCTTCACCATATTTGGATGCTCATTAACTGAGCTGCTTGCAGGATTAAATGTGACTGTGAAGGAAAGAGGGGAGAATAAAGAGCACTTGGATGAGGGGACGAGCATAAGCCACTCGGGGAAGGGAAGTGGTGCAGGGAAAGGAGGTGGGAAGGGCGCCGGCGGTGGCTCACAGACGCTCCGCCAACCAAGGGACCAGCGAAACAGCTCGgcgtccagctggcggtggccgcGGTCCTCTCTCACTTTACTCGTCGGTGGGTTGCTCCTCCTCTTCCTGCACTCCTGCGGTTGAAGTCGAACAAgacgatgatgacgatgatgctgATGAGAGTGCTTGTTGTCATGCAGGCATGTAATGTCTTTCAACAGTTCTTGTCGAAATAAATCCTATGATTAAAGGCATAGCCTGGATCATGGTGGATGGATTCATCAGCATGAAGGATATATAAGGATCACTTTCATATGATTGAAGatcataataaatataaatatagaataataatttttatatttcttatatattttaATCTTTGATCAATTTATTTGAGgatcaattatcattatatatatatatatatatatatatatatatatatatatatatatatatgattaagaaAAATCTCTTTCTCAAAGTTATATAAATATACTTTACCAATATGAATAAAATCATCCTTTTATGAGATTATAGGTTCGTTCTTTTTAAGTAAGGTTTTCTCCCTTTATTCTTCTCCTAGCCATCGTGGCCATTGCTTGTGTCCATGATTAGCACTCGGAGTTGGTCACGACCTGCTCTTCACATCGACAGTATCTACTTATATTAGTTCGTTGTTTTGGCCAGTAGTCTCCTTcacaggtcttcccaatagtcttCCTTATAAGTTAGATTTGGTCAAACTTGCTCCACGATCTTTACTTTGCTCGGTAATCATACCAATATCTCGTCGGAGATTAGCCTCAATCTCATCGCCATGACTCTCCTCTAAGATAGATATGCTAAACGTTGTTGTATCCCACACGGTTACAGGACTTCTCACCACTACCTCGTCACTTTTCTTTCGCACTTCTCGGTTTTCCCATCAACATCAAATCTCTTCGTCGCCCTCTCACGATCGACAACAGTAGTTGGGCTCCCTTCTTTATCGTATATTGTTGGAGCCTTGATTGCTAGTCTTTCTACATTGACCGGTATATCCTCATCCATATCtttttcatttcatcaaatctgatTAGTTCATAAGGCAAACAACAAAaaccacttcatcaaatctaataTGTTTGTTCTCTTCCACATCTGATCTATTTCAAATTTACTTCTATTTCATCTAGAAATAATAATTCGTCTCATTATAATAGGCTTATATGTagctattttaattttttcaagcTATCCAAAAGTGCCAATTATGCATCCTGACAAGAACAGTTCACTGACCTTCTCTTCGTATATGATATATTGGACTACATCGATGGCTCCCTCAATTATCCATTCTCGAAAATATTCAAATATCAAGAGAACTAACGTTAACGGAAAATCCTAATCATAAATTATGGTTATATTATGATCATCTTATTATGTAAGTTATTCAAGCCTTAGTTACTAGTTCTATAGCACCACTAATCTCTTTATATAATACTGTAGTGTACATATGGTCTAAGTTATAAACTATCTTTGTCAATCATTCTTGCACTCGCATGCTAAATCTTTTATCTACTCTAATGAAAATAAAACAAGAGAAAATTACTattattgattatgtgtaaaatctaaaaattattatagaCGAGTTAGCCTAGAAATCCCTAAATAATGAATTAATC of Musa acuminata AAA Group cultivar baxijiao chromosome BXJ1-7, Cavendish_Baxijiao_AAA, whole genome shotgun sequence contains these proteins:
- the LOC135678323 gene encoding uncharacterized protein LOC135678323, translated to MLMKKGKRSAMESSPPSTNYPVSQEAKTRFRHQSLLQDYENLLKETEAKRRKLQKVDQKKLKLLAEIKFLQRKYESLSMNPSRKAPLRLNKKPQSISSQLFMIDQPPNSSFQSPAKDQSSIVRDDSFRSTPAVIDLNQVSLSIGEGLDEQQVSLGPAKADKLRKSLMDCDDVANDLKPLICRDVGGGSNRVVKRKITWQDQVALRV
- the LOC103990561 gene encoding uncharacterized protein LOC103990561, coding for MKFDDMVVLWEEVVAYKQSIAVDNAVEDAFFLLSSCMGTNIWQRAADQRTLGGNDEARRLPQLLKAQPLQGLNVTVKERGENKEHLDEGTSISHSGKGSGAGKGGGKGAGGGSQTLRQPRDQRNSSASSWRWPRSSLTLLVGGLLLLFLHSCG
- the LOC135678324 gene encoding chaperone protein dnaJ 8, chloroplastic-like codes for the protein MAMSMGMMNSMVASSSSIGSWARRGGVAKGRRKAGRSRGDVRCAAAASLADQYRMLRVQPGAPEKEVKKAFRKLALQYHPDVCKGSNCGVQFHRINEAYDIVMSSLRQADQKQKQEQWQRPEWSSDGFSDEGMSDSGWDLWEEWMGWEGAGIRDYSSHINPYI